The following proteins are encoded in a genomic region of Cuculus canorus isolate bCucCan1 chromosome 21, bCucCan1.pri, whole genome shotgun sequence:
- the AGMAT gene encoding agmatinase, mitochondrial, which produces MRCLLWAACSQLLPREARLCSRKLSASAAAAAPHHDLWSVALPDASSSSPSASMGLLRHVGRGTSCRWGSQFNVPPSALIVARPAGICSMMKLPVQASAEGLDAAFVGVPMDTGTSNRPGARFGPRQIRAESAMLRVYNSSTGAAPFDSLRVADIGDVNVNLYNLPDSCRLIRESFRKIVASGCVPLTLGGDHTITYPILQAMTEKHGPVGLVHVDAHTDTGDKALGEKIYHGTPFRRCVEEGLLDCSRVVQIGIRGSSYDPDPYKYCRDQGFRVVPVEECWMKSLVPLMEEVRKQMGDKPVYISFDIDGLDPAYAPGTGTPEIAGLTPAQALEIIRGCKGLHIVGCDLVEVAPMYDVSGNTALLGANLLFEMLCVLPGVKTM; this is translated from the exons atgaggtgcctgctctgggctgcctgcagccagctCCTGCCACGGGAAGCCAGGCTCTGCTCTCGCAAGCTGTCTGCATCCGCTGCAGCAGCCGCCCCACACCATGACCTGTGGTCTGTGGCTCTCCCAGAtgcctccagctcctctcccagCGCATCCATGGGGCTCCTCCGGCACGTGGGACGCGGGACCTCTTGCCGCTGGGGCTCGCAGTTCAAcgtgccccccagtgccctgaTCGTGGCCCGGCCCGCAgggatctgttccatgatgaAACTGCCTGTTCAGGCATCGGCGGAGGGACTGGATGCAGCTTTTGTTGGTGTCCCCATGGATACGGGCACATCCAACCGGCCGGGAGCCAG GTTCGGTCCGCGCCAGATCCGGGCCGAGTCGGCAATGCTGAGGGTTTACAACAGCAGCACCGGGGCAGCACCTTTCGACTCCCTGCGGGTGGCTGACATTGGGGATGTGAACGTGAACCTCTACAACCTGCCCGACAGCTGCCGCCTCATCCGAGAGTCCTTCCGGAAGATAGTGGCCTCCGGCTGCGTGCCCCTCACCTTGG GTGGAGATCACACCATAACATACCCCATCTTGCAGGCTATGACAGAAAA GCATGGTCCCGTGGGACTGGTGCACGTGGATGCTCACACTGACACTGGAGACAAAGCCCTGGGGGAGAAGATCTACCATGGGACCCCATTCCGGCGCTGCGTGGAGGAAGGGCTGCTGGACTGCAGCCGGGTGGTCCAGATCGGCATCCGAGGCTCCTCCTATGACCCTGATCCTTACAAGTACTGCCGGGACCAG GGTTTCCGGGTGGTCCCGGTTGAAGAATGCTGGATGAAGTCCCTGGTGCCGCTGATGGAGGAGGTGAGGAAGCAGATGGGGGACAAGCCCGTGTACATCAGTTTCGATATCGATGGACTGGACCCTGCGTACGCCCCGGGCACCGGCACACCGGAGATAGCCGGGCTCACACCTGCACAG GCGCTGGAGATCATTCGTGGCTGCAAAGGACTGCACATAGTGGGATGTGACCTGGTGGAAGTTGCACCCATGTATGACGTCTCCG GTAACACGGCCCTCCTGGGGGCAAACTTGCTGTTTGAGATGCTGTGCGTTCTCCCTGGAGTGAAGACAATGTGA